In the genome of Nonomuraea sp. NBC_00507, the window CGACCTTCATCACGCGAGCCGAGAAAGATCGTCCAGCCCTGCTCCCCGAGCCGTCGGGCCGCCTCAAAGCCAAGTCCCTTGTTGCCTCCGGTGATCAACACCGAGGTCTGTTCCGAGTGCGTCATGCCACTAAGACGACCCGCCCCGCTCGGCTGTGACGCGGTGTGAGCGACCTCACAACCGCGGCCAGAGCGGTGAGCCCCCGCGCTAGACCCAGGTGGGGAGGGCATGCTCGACGTAGCGGGCACCGAAGCCGCCGGTCGGCAGGATGTCGGGTGATGGCGTCCAGGTCAGCGCGGGCGAGGCTGAGGTCGGCGGCCGCGGCGTTCTCCTCCATGCGCTGCGGGCTGCGGGTGCCGGGGATCGGCACGCCTCTCGAAGGTGCCCGGCTGCCAGCGCGGGTCGACGTTACGCATATCGGTGGCGTCGTAGGAGCCGGCGGGCTGGGCGGTGCCGGTGATGACGCCGCGGCCCAGCGGGGAGTAGGCGACGAACCCGATGCCCAGCTCCCTCAGGACCGGGAACAGCTGCTCGACGTCCCGCTCGAACAGCGAGAACTCAGTCTGCAGGACGGAAACGGGCTGGATGACATGCGCGCGGCGGATGGTCTGAGGGCCGGCCTCGCTCAGGCCGAAGTATTTCACCTTGCCCGCGTCGATCAGCTCCTTGACGGTTCCTGCCACATCCTCGATCGGCACCTCGGGGTCGACGCGGTGCTGGTAGAGCACATCGATGTGGTCGACGCTGAGGTAGCGCAGGCTGTTGTCGGTGACCTTGCGGATGTTGCCGGGGCGGCTGTTGAGAGCGCTGCCGAGGGGGAACTCGGCGGTCATGTCGAAACCGAGTGACTCCACCCGCGACCGGATCGTCGCCGCGGCCCGGGCCGAGTTCGCCCGGCACGGGATCGCCGGTGCCCGGGTCGACCGGATCGCCAAGGCCGCCCGCACCAGCAAAGAGCGCGTCTACGCCTACTTCCGCAGCAAGGAAGAGCTGTATGAGTTCGTGGCCTCGGCGGAGCTCGCGGCGGCGGCCGACGCCATCCATCTCGACCCCGCCGATCTGCCCGCCTACGCCGGGCAGATGTTCGACTACTTCGCCGCCCATCCCGACCGGCACCGGTTCATCGCCTGGGGACGCCTGGAACTGGCCGTCGACCCCGCCGCCGAACCCCGTGACGATGCCCCGGGCCCCTACCACGCCGCCATCCTTGGCAAGATCGAGAAGATCCGCCGCGCTCAGCAGAAC includes:
- a CDS encoding TetR family transcriptional regulator, yielding MSKPSDSTRDRIVAAARAEFARHGIAGARVDRIAKAARTSKERVYAYFRSKEELYEFVASAELAAAADAIHLDPADLPAYAGQMFDYFAAHPDRHRFIAWGRLELAVDPAAEPRDDAPGPYHAAILGKIEKIRRAQQNGDLDPAWDPIDIMALVTQIAHTWIDQTELATLARHIAADATLPARRAAVVRAVTALFPPAARPGTTP
- a CDS encoding aldo/keto reductase, yielding MTAEFPLGSALNSRPGNIRKVTDNSLRYLSVDHIDVLYQHRVDPEVPIEDVAGTVKELIDAGKVKYFGLSEAGPQTIRRAHVIQPVSVLQTEFSLFERDVEQLFPVLRELGIGFVAYSPLGRGVITGTAQPAGSYDATDMRNVDPRWQPGTFERRADPRHPQPAAHGGERRGRRPQPRPR